GCGCGCACAGCACCGGGCCGAAGATCTCTTCACGCCACAGGCGGCTTGTCGCGGGTACATCACGGAACACGCGGGGGGCGACGAAGTAGCCTTGGGCGGGCAGGGCTATCGCATCCGCCGTGGTGGCAACCAGTCCTTCTTCTTCTGCCATCGCCAGGTAGGCATTCACCCGGTCACGCTGGGCGGCGTTGACCAGCGGACTGAGCGTGGTGGTCGCAAGCTGGGGGTCGCCGGCACTTAGCTCGACGATGGCGGCGTTCAAGCGCTCAAAGAGCGCCTCGGCGATGCTTTGGTGCACCAGCAGTCGCGAGGTGGCCGAGCACATCTGGCCGGCGTTGTAGCAGAACCCGGCCAGCACCAGCTCACAGGCCAAGTCGAGGTCGGCGTCTTCGGTGACCACAATCGGCGACTTGCCACCAAGCTCCAGCGACACGTTGCGGGTGCCCCGGGCGGCGGCGGCCATCACCGCTTCGCCGACGGCATTGCTGCCGGTGAAGGACAGCTTGTCGACGCCCGGGTGGCCGGTAAGCGGCGCGCCTACGTTTTTGCCATCGCCGTGCACCAGGTTGAAGACCCCGGCCGGCAGGCCAATCGCCACGGCGATCTCGGCCAATGCCTGTTCCGGCAGCGGCGTCACTTCAGAGGGTTTGAAGACCACCGTGCAGCCGGCAGCCAGCGCTGGGGCGAGTTTCCAGGCGCTGCTGACCAGCGGAAAGTTCCAGGGTGTGATCAGCCCGGCCACGCCGGCCGGGTCCTGATAGCGGCGTGAGATCAGCCCCGGCTCGCCGGTGTCCACCGCTTCGCCCTGGCGAGCCTCCAGGCGGCGGGCCTCGCCGGCGTAATAGCGATAGCAGGCGATGGCATCGCTGAGGTCCTGTTCGGCTTCGGCGCGGGGCTTGCCGTTGTTGCGGCTGGAGAGTGTCTCGAGTCCCTCGCGGCGGGCCTCGAGCGCGTCGGCCAGGGCGTCCAGGTAGTCGCCGCGCGCCTTGCCGCCAATCGCCCGCCACTCAGGTAGGGCGCGACGGGCGGCGCTCACCGCGGTGTCCACGTCCTCCGCCGAGCCTTCCGTGACCTCGGCGATGACGGTCTCGCGGTAAGGGTCGGTGACTGGCAGGCGGCGATCCCCGCGACTCGCGACCCAGCTGTTGTCAATGAAATGGTGCATCAGTTCTTGCATGGGCTGCGCTCCTTGCCGCGAAGGGGCAGCCAGCGGTGGCGCGTCGGCTGCATGCCGGGGAAGTAGTGCTCCACTTGGCGCAGCACTATGGTCAGCACCATGGTCATCGCCAGATAGATGCCGGCGATCAGCATCAGCGGCTCGTAGACCAGGAAGGTCTCGTCGCGAATGATGTTGGCGGCCTGCAGCAGGTCCATCAGCGCGATGGTCGAGACCAGCGGCACGGATTTCAGCAGCAGGATCATCTCGCCGGTCAGCGTCGGCAGGCATAGCTGAATGGCGCGGGGCAGCCACAGCCGGAAGAAGACCTGGAAAGGCGACATGCCAAAGGCTCGGCCGGCCTCCCGTTCGCCGGGCGGCACGCTGAGTAGGGCTCCGCGCAGCACTTCGCCGGAGTAGGCGCCAACGCTCAGAATGAAGGTCAGGGCGCCGTAGAAGAAGGGGTCGCGCAGGATCGGCCAGATGAGGCTGTCCTGCACTCCGGGGATGCCTTCCAGCAGGCGGCCGACGCCGTAGTAGAAGAAGAACAGCTGCACCAGCAGCGGCGTGCCGCGCATCACGGTGGTAAAGCCATGAGCGAACCAGGCCAGCGGACGAGGGCCCTTGAGGCGTGCCATGGCGACGGCCACGGCCAGAATCAGGCCGCCTACCGCGGAGACGGCGACCAGCCACAGGGTGTTGACGAAGCCTTCGAGCAGATATTCCTGATAGAAGGGATCGGCGAGCCAGGAAAAGTCCATGTCAGGCCTCCTCGGGTGCGGGCTGGCCACGGCGCACGTAGCGCTCCAGGCGCGCGAAGAGCGCGGTGGAGGTCAGGGTCATCAGCAGGTAGATGACGCCGGCGGCGGCGTAGAACAGGAAGTGGGCCCGGGTACTGGCGGCGGCCTGCTGAATGGTGAAGAACAGCTCGCTGAAACCGATGACGCTGATCAGGGCGGTGTCCTTGATCAGGATTAGCCACAGATTGGACATGCCGGGCAGGGCGTTGGGCAGCATGGCGGGAATCACGATGCGGTGAAAACGCGCCCAGGTGGAGAAGCCGAAGGCGTCGGCCGCCTCTAGCTGGCCCTTGGGAATGGCCAGGATGGCGCCGCGCAGTACCTCGGTCATGTAGGCGCCCTGGACGAAGGCCAGCACTCCAACGGCGGTAACGAAGCCATTGATGGCGATCTGGCCAGGCAGCCCCATGGCGTGGATCAGCGCGGTGAGCGCCTGAGAGCCTGCGTAGTAGAGCAGGATGATCAGCAGCAGTTCGGGGACGGCGCGAACCGCCGTCGAGTAGGCGGTGGCCAGGCCGCGCAGCGGGGCCCAGGGGCTTAAGCGCGCGCTGGCGCCGATCAGGCCCAGCACCAGGCCGATGGCATAGGCCAGTACGGCGATCTCAAGGGTCGTCAGGGCACCCTGGAGAATGGGGCCGGCCCAGTCGAGCAACCCCTCTTGGGAAACCGTGTTCATGGTGTGTCGCGTCCTTGATAAGACAGGGCGAGGCCGGCAGGCGGCAATGGCCACCTGCCGGGCGAACGTCGTCGAGGACCGGGATCAGGTGCAGATGTCGGTGCCGAAGTATTCCTCGGACAGGGTGCTGCAGGTGCCGTCGTCACGGACCTGGGTGATGGCTGCATCAATCTTCGTCTTCAGGGCGTCGTCGCCCTTGCGGATGCCGATGCCCACGCCTTCGCCGTAGGCCTCGTGGCGCGGGGCGGTGGCCTTGATCTCGTAGCCGTCGGCTTCGTCGCGCTCCAGGAACTCGGTCATGGCGATCTTGTCGGCCAGGATCACGTCCAAGCGGCCGGCCAGTAGATCACGATTGACCTGTTCGGCCTGATCGTAGAGGCGGATGTCGCCGACGTTGTCGCGCAGGGCGCGACGGGCATAGGTGGCGTTGGTG
Above is a window of Halomonas sp. I5-271120 DNA encoding:
- a CDS encoding aldehyde dehydrogenase family protein, with amino-acid sequence MQELMHHFIDNSWVASRGDRRLPVTDPYRETVIAEVTEGSAEDVDTAVSAARRALPEWRAIGGKARGDYLDALADALEARREGLETLSSRNNGKPRAEAEQDLSDAIACYRYYAGEARRLEARQGEAVDTGEPGLISRRYQDPAGVAGLITPWNFPLVSSAWKLAPALAAGCTVVFKPSEVTPLPEQALAEIAVAIGLPAGVFNLVHGDGKNVGAPLTGHPGVDKLSFTGSNAVGEAVMAAAARGTRNVSLELGGKSPIVVTEDADLDLACELVLAGFCYNAGQMCSATSRLLVHQSIAEALFERLNAAIVELSAGDPQLATTTLSPLVNAAQRDRVNAYLAMAEEEGLVATTADAIALPAQGYFVAPRVFRDVPATSRLWREEIFGPVLCARAVKDDDEAVALANDSDFGLAATVVAGDAARAEVLASRLTAGNVWCNSCQVAPPGLGWGGMKRSGIGRELGLAGLDAYLETRYVTRPA
- a CDS encoding ABC transporter permease, which produces MDFSWLADPFYQEYLLEGFVNTLWLVAVSAVGGLILAVAVAMARLKGPRPLAWFAHGFTTVMRGTPLLVQLFFFYYGVGRLLEGIPGVQDSLIWPILRDPFFYGALTFILSVGAYSGEVLRGALLSVPPGEREAGRAFGMSPFQVFFRLWLPRAIQLCLPTLTGEMILLLKSVPLVSTIALMDLLQAANIIRDETFLVYEPLMLIAGIYLAMTMVLTIVLRQVEHYFPGMQPTRHRWLPLRGKERSPCKN
- a CDS encoding ABC transporter permease; translated protein: MNTVSQEGLLDWAGPILQGALTTLEIAVLAYAIGLVLGLIGASARLSPWAPLRGLATAYSTAVRAVPELLLIILLYYAGSQALTALIHAMGLPGQIAINGFVTAVGVLAFVQGAYMTEVLRGAILAIPKGQLEAADAFGFSTWARFHRIVIPAMLPNALPGMSNLWLILIKDTALISVIGFSELFFTIQQAAASTRAHFLFYAAAGVIYLLMTLTSTALFARLERYVRRGQPAPEEA